The following proteins come from a genomic window of Corallococcus sp. NCRR:
- the sctU gene encoding type III secretion system export apparatus subunit SctU: MSDESGDKTEEPSHKKLDDARKKGQTWKSKDLTGVAVLVAGLGIVKGTWDTVEREISTLFRFSFDAIAHSDDLALATTQLLIMGLRTLLLLTVPIVAGAAVLGGLMDFLQVGSLFTIDPLIPKFDKLNPIAGLKNMFSKKSFVELLKNLIKISVAAYVVTGVVRDSMPLVIETVRQDTVGIMAIMGEILYRVCVRIIMLFVIFGVFDVWWQRKSFMKDMMMTKEEVKKEYKQSEGDPHHKAKRKELHHEIMEGAQMEAVKDASVIVTNPDHVAVALMYDQNKDGAPRVLLKGMDAKAERIKALAREADVPLLRNVPLAHALLRVEVGEEVPEELYDAVAEVLNFVYGLKQQQNAAPPARA; this comes from the coding sequence ATGTCGGACGAGAGTGGCGACAAAACAGAAGAACCGTCGCATAAGAAGCTCGACGACGCGCGCAAGAAGGGCCAGACCTGGAAGAGCAAGGACCTGACGGGCGTGGCCGTGCTCGTCGCGGGCCTGGGCATCGTCAAGGGCACCTGGGACACCGTGGAGCGGGAGATCTCCACGCTCTTCCGCTTCAGCTTCGACGCCATCGCCCACTCGGATGACCTGGCCCTGGCGACGACGCAGCTGCTCATCATGGGCCTGCGCACGCTCCTGCTGTTGACGGTGCCCATCGTGGCGGGCGCGGCGGTGCTGGGCGGGCTGATGGACTTCCTCCAGGTGGGGTCGCTCTTCACCATCGACCCGCTCATCCCGAAGTTCGACAAGCTCAACCCCATCGCGGGGTTGAAGAACATGTTCTCGAAGAAGTCCTTCGTGGAACTGCTCAAGAACCTCATCAAGATTTCCGTCGCCGCCTACGTCGTCACCGGCGTGGTGCGCGACTCCATGCCCCTGGTCATCGAAACGGTGCGCCAGGACACGGTCGGCATCATGGCCATCATGGGGGAGATCCTCTACCGGGTCTGCGTGCGCATCATCATGCTCTTCGTCATCTTCGGCGTGTTCGACGTGTGGTGGCAGCGCAAGTCGTTCATGAAGGACATGATGATGACGAAGGAGGAAGTGAAGAAGGAGTACAAGCAGAGCGAAGGCGACCCGCACCACAAGGCCAAGCGCAAGGAGCTCCACCATGAGATCATGGAGGGGGCCCAGATGGAGGCGGTGAAGGACGCGAGCGTCATCGTCACCAACCCGGACCACGTCGCGGTGGCGCTGATGTACGACCAGAACAAGGACGGGGCGCCGCGCGTGCTGCTGAAGGGCATGGACGCCAAGGCGGAGCGCATCAAGGCGCTGGCGCGCGAGGCGGACGTGCCCCTCTTGCGCAACGTCCCGCTGGCGCACGCGCTGTTGCGCGTGGAGGTGGGCGAGGAAGTCCCGGAGGAGCTCTACGACGCGGTCGCCGAGGTGCTGAACTTCGTCTACGGGCTCAAGCAGCAGCAGAACGCGGCGCCGCCTGCGCGCGCCTGA
- a CDS encoding flagellar biosynthetic protein FliR — protein sequence MNIGEAMAELGARVNLSVTIFTMALIMCRVMPILIFSPFLGGEVVPSEMKLGLGLLVSAVLFPSVADSMDRIPLSALPYIGLLLKEIFIGVALSYIVNMVFDAARVAGTLMDTMSGSNNAQLYVPQLGTQVSLFSSLKVQLCVVLFLSLDGHHIIIRALGDSLAIVPLEGFPRFSRGVWPFFDLMIRSFADLLKISLALAGPGMVAAFVTDLALGAINRVAPQIQVFFISMSLKPLVGVLIMFIAIHVVVGRMQQELANMLRIFQHAIQMLA from the coding sequence ATGAACATCGGCGAAGCCATGGCCGAGCTGGGTGCTCGGGTCAACCTGTCGGTTACCATCTTCACGATGGCACTCATCATGTGCCGCGTGATGCCCATCCTCATCTTCAGCCCGTTCCTGGGCGGCGAGGTCGTCCCCTCGGAGATGAAGCTGGGCCTGGGCCTGCTGGTGTCCGCGGTGCTCTTCCCGTCCGTCGCGGACAGCATGGACCGGATTCCCCTGAGCGCGCTCCCGTACATCGGGCTGTTGCTCAAGGAGATCTTCATCGGCGTGGCGCTGTCGTACATCGTCAACATGGTGTTCGACGCGGCCCGCGTGGCCGGGACGCTGATGGACACCATGTCGGGCAGCAACAACGCCCAGCTCTACGTGCCGCAATTGGGCACGCAGGTGTCGCTCTTCTCCAGCCTCAAGGTGCAGCTGTGCGTGGTGCTGTTCCTGTCGCTGGACGGGCACCACATCATCATCCGGGCGCTCGGGGACAGCCTCGCCATCGTGCCGCTGGAGGGCTTCCCGCGCTTCAGCCGCGGCGTGTGGCCCTTCTTCGACCTGATGATCCGCTCCTTCGCGGACCTGTTGAAGATCAGCCTGGCGCTGGCCGGCCCCGGCATGGTGGCCGCGTTCGTCACCGACCTGGCCCTGGGCGCCATCAACCGCGTCGCGCCGCAGATCCAGGTGTTCTTCATCTCCATGTCGCTCAAGCCGCTGGTGGGCGTGCTCATCATGTTCATCGCCATCCATGTCGTGGTTGGCCGCATGCAGCAGGAGCTGGCCAATATGCTCCGCATCTTCCAGCACGCCATCCAGATGCTGGCCTGA
- a CDS encoding EscU/YscU/HrcU family type III secretion system export apparatus switch protein — protein MASDEEADIAIAIKYDNKADGAPRVVAKGMRLKAEKIREIAKQYGIPVMRNVSLAHALYRVDVGQEVPEELYDAVAEVLNFVYALQREQAGGR, from the coding sequence ATGGCCAGCGACGAAGAGGCGGACATCGCCATCGCCATCAAGTACGACAACAAGGCGGACGGCGCGCCCCGCGTGGTGGCGAAGGGGATGCGCCTCAAGGCGGAGAAGATCCGGGAGATCGCCAAGCAGTACGGCATCCCGGTGATGCGCAACGTGTCCCTGGCCCACGCCCTGTACCGGGTGGACGTGGGGCAGGAAGTCCCGGAAGAGCTCTACGACGCGGTCGCCGAGGTGCTGAACTTCGTCTACGCGCTGCAGCGGGAGCAGGCGGGCGGGCGCTGA
- the sctQ gene encoding type III secretion system cytoplasmic ring protein SctQ has product MSLEPDDEPGVFERTMLVDTRKLGPPTKPAQAPAPVPASTPAPAPVSPWRPFAFTNLEKVSRTQGQLAERLRWLTPNAGTLETVCARLKALFDVDVRLSVESAQARPMTELRRFLGDPSFLAVLAPGALKGRAILEIELSLAHSAVDLLLGGAGETVGLRPLTDIEEGVMGYVVLEALKELVPGLQPGVPRPRLDGVARGVDEVSARLGEDGPMLAVHLNAVLGSHRGIVRLVVPSAVLEAAEPAVESAQRREHRRQDMKANGRRLSALRDWLRAEIGVAELSAQDLASLRVKDVLLLDMLSARPDRGEPGTAQLRLGLGRTGHFLADVAVENGRYRARITDIIPGEPGNPQGGEPGGASEENEDFTNPELGVPPELEGAALDDKDGSDLLSDLPLQVAVELARVPITAEQVVGLRTGQVIDLRRGAGEPVDLSVNGKVVARGELVELEGQLGVRIIHLS; this is encoded by the coding sequence ATGAGCCTGGAGCCGGACGACGAGCCCGGAGTCTTCGAGCGCACCATGTTGGTCGACACCCGGAAGCTGGGACCGCCCACGAAGCCCGCGCAGGCGCCGGCTCCGGTACCGGCTTCCACGCCGGCCCCGGCTCCGGTGTCGCCGTGGCGGCCGTTCGCGTTCACGAACCTGGAGAAGGTGTCGCGCACGCAGGGCCAGCTGGCGGAGCGGCTGCGGTGGCTGACGCCGAACGCGGGCACGCTGGAGACGGTCTGCGCGCGCCTCAAGGCCCTCTTCGACGTGGACGTGCGCCTGTCGGTGGAGTCCGCCCAGGCGCGCCCCATGACGGAGCTGCGCCGCTTCCTGGGCGACCCGTCCTTCCTCGCGGTGCTGGCCCCCGGTGCGCTCAAGGGCCGGGCCATCCTCGAAATCGAGCTGTCGCTGGCGCACTCGGCGGTGGACCTGCTCTTGGGCGGCGCCGGTGAGACGGTGGGCCTGCGCCCCCTGACGGACATCGAGGAGGGCGTGATGGGCTACGTCGTCCTGGAGGCCCTGAAGGAGCTGGTGCCCGGACTTCAGCCGGGCGTTCCCCGGCCCCGGCTGGACGGCGTGGCGCGCGGCGTGGATGAGGTCTCCGCCCGCCTGGGCGAGGACGGCCCGATGCTGGCGGTGCACCTGAACGCGGTGCTGGGCTCGCACCGCGGCATCGTGCGGCTGGTGGTGCCTTCGGCGGTGCTGGAGGCGGCGGAACCCGCGGTGGAGAGCGCCCAGCGGCGCGAGCACCGCCGTCAGGACATGAAGGCGAATGGCCGGCGCCTGTCCGCGCTGCGCGACTGGCTGCGCGCGGAGATTGGCGTGGCGGAGCTGTCCGCCCAGGACCTGGCGTCCCTGCGCGTCAAGGACGTGCTGCTTTTGGACATGCTGTCGGCGCGGCCGGACCGGGGCGAGCCCGGCACGGCGCAGCTGCGGCTGGGCCTGGGACGCACCGGCCACTTCCTGGCGGACGTGGCCGTGGAGAACGGCCGCTACCGGGCGCGCATCACGGACATCATCCCCGGCGAGCCGGGCAACCCCCAGGGTGGGGAGCCCGGGGGCGCTTCGGAAGAGAACGAGGACTTCACCAACCCGGAGCTGGGCGTTCCTCCGGAACTCGAAGGGGCGGCATTGGACGACAAGGACGGAAGCGATCTGCTCAGCGACCTGCCCCTGCAGGTGGCGGTGGAGCTGGCGCGCGTGCCCATCACGGCCGAACAGGTGGTGGGCCTGCGCACAGGCCAGGTCATCGACCTGCGTCGTGGTGCGGGTGAGCCGGTGGACCTGTCGGTGAACGGCAAGGTCGTGGCCCGGGGCGAGCTCGTGGAGCTGGAGGGCCAGCTCGGGGTGCGCATCATCCACCTGAGCTGA
- the sctR gene encoding type III secretion system export apparatus subunit SctR encodes MNRSSPARPLLFRAPPWLFAALVSLSPFVASAAKKGGDSMPDEMVKEAVSSDSFTSRPLILILALAAMSLVPFALMMVTSFVKISVVLSIVRSALGTQQIPPTQVITGLAIILTVYIMAPVGQEMYRAGGIDIWSRGTSVFSSETVGTMLGAADKSKEPLREFLMKKVTNKDRTLFYSLAKKMRKEEDRKDIGPNDFMVIVPAFVVSELKEAFQIGFLLFVPFIVIDMVVANILLALGMHMLSPTTISMPFKLLLFVLVDGWYLIAKGLVIGYL; translated from the coding sequence GTGAACCGTTCGTCTCCCGCTCGCCCGCTGCTGTTCCGCGCTCCGCCCTGGCTCTTCGCGGCCCTCGTGTCGCTTTCTCCCTTCGTCGCGTCCGCGGCGAAGAAGGGCGGCGACTCGATGCCGGATGAGATGGTCAAGGAGGCGGTGAGCTCCGACTCCTTCACCTCCCGTCCGCTCATCCTCATCCTCGCGCTCGCGGCCATGTCCCTGGTCCCGTTCGCGCTGATGATGGTGACCAGCTTCGTGAAGATTTCCGTGGTGCTCTCCATCGTCCGCTCGGCGCTGGGCACCCAGCAGATTCCGCCCACCCAGGTCATCACCGGCCTGGCCATCATCCTCACCGTCTACATCATGGCCCCCGTGGGCCAGGAGATGTACCGGGCGGGCGGCATCGACATCTGGTCCCGGGGCACGTCCGTCTTCTCCTCCGAAACGGTGGGCACGATGCTGGGGGCCGCGGACAAGTCCAAGGAGCCGCTGCGCGAGTTCCTGATGAAGAAGGTCACCAACAAGGACCGCACGCTCTTCTACAGCCTGGCGAAGAAGATGCGGAAGGAGGAGGACCGCAAGGACATTGGCCCCAATGACTTCATGGTCATCGTCCCGGCCTTCGTCGTGTCCGAATTGAAGGAGGCCTTCCAGATCGGCTTCCTGCTGTTCGTGCCCTTCATCGTCATCGACATGGTGGTCGCCAACATCCTGCTGGCGCTGGGCATGCACATGCTGTCGCCCACGACCATCTCCATGCCCTTCAAGCTCTTGTTGTTCGTGCTCGTGGACGGCTGGTACCTCATCGCCAAGGGCCTGGTCATCGGCTACCTGTAA
- the sctS gene encoding type III secretion system export apparatus subunit SctS yields MNQLTFITQEALFLVLVVSAPPVLMSLLVGFLVSLFQATTQIQEQTLSFAPKVVLVFGVLAMTGPWIGGQLLRFTFHVFDRFPALIGR; encoded by the coding sequence ATGAATCAGCTCACGTTCATCACCCAGGAGGCGCTGTTCCTGGTGCTCGTGGTCTCCGCGCCGCCGGTGCTCATGAGCCTCCTGGTGGGCTTCCTCGTCTCGCTGTTCCAGGCCACCACGCAGATTCAAGAGCAGACGCTCTCGTTCGCGCCCAAGGTCGTCCTCGTCTTCGGCGTGCTCGCCATGACGGGCCCGTGGATTGGCGGGCAGCTCCTGCGCTTCACCTTCCACGTCTTCGACCGCTTCCCGGCGCTCATCGGCAGATGA
- a CDS encoding flagellar biosynthetic protein FliO, whose translation MAVLGLFPSRLLLGAALLFASPAVLAQAPAASTPDASVAAPAPAPAAVQAPAAVQAPAVAPAPEASPAVTDGSAARAKRHADELDRELGVPEAEGAEAQESLAWVVVRTVALLGAVLAAIYLTLNVGLRRLMGLQGVPVGKASVVSVMERIPLDQRRTLFVLKAADEYLLVGGGEGGVQLVSKLDRDAVERIRAARPPSSPVSLSPFLQKLLSRRTGGTTPPPGV comes from the coding sequence ATGGCGGTCCTCGGTCTCTTCCCCTCGCGCCTGTTGCTCGGCGCCGCGCTGCTCTTCGCGTCGCCCGCCGTCCTGGCGCAGGCGCCCGCGGCCTCCACGCCGGACGCCTCCGTGGCGGCACCGGCCCCGGCTCCCGCCGCCGTACAGGCTCCCGCCGCCGTACAAGCTCCGGCGGTGGCACCGGCTCCGGAGGCATCCCCGGCCGTCACGGATGGCAGCGCGGCCCGCGCGAAGCGCCACGCGGACGAACTGGACCGCGAGCTGGGCGTCCCCGAGGCCGAAGGCGCGGAAGCGCAGGAGAGCCTGGCCTGGGTGGTGGTGCGCACGGTGGCGCTGCTGGGCGCGGTGCTCGCGGCCATCTACCTCACGCTCAACGTGGGCCTGCGCCGGCTGATGGGCCTGCAGGGCGTGCCCGTGGGCAAGGCGTCGGTCGTGTCGGTGATGGAGCGCATCCCGTTGGATCAACGGCGCACGCTCTTCGTCCTGAAGGCCGCGGACGAGTACCTGCTGGTGGGCGGCGGCGAGGGTGGCGTGCAACTGGTTTCGAAGCTGGACCGCGACGCCGTGGAGCGCATCCGCGCCGCGCGTCCGCCGTCGTCGCCGGTGTCCCTGAGTCCTTTCCTCCAGAAGCTCCTCTCCCGCCGGACCGGTGGCACCACGCCGCCGCCGGGCGTCTGA